Proteins encoded in a region of the Prochlorococcus marinus XMU1408 genome:
- a CDS encoding TVP38/TMEM64 family protein: MSNNLETLVNNFIPFLSSSFGILIFALVYVFWVSCLLPGSWLSMLSGFLYGTWLGSSVVFVGAFIGAHLTFYLGRTFLKEWARKKVSNSPKVQIMEKAVKREGLKVILLTRLSPLFPFGLLNFTYGLSEVKVRDFTLGMIGILPGTILYCSLGSLALKVSNFGEVLSGRSETSSFIWSLISILSTILVVILVLRSTRKLNQDS; the protein is encoded by the coding sequence ATGTCTAACAACTTAGAAACTCTGGTTAATAATTTCATTCCTTTTTTAAGTAGCTCTTTTGGAATTTTGATTTTTGCTTTGGTGTATGTTTTTTGGGTGTCTTGTTTATTGCCAGGCTCATGGCTTTCCATGTTGTCTGGCTTTCTTTATGGCACCTGGCTTGGAAGTTCGGTGGTTTTTGTGGGAGCTTTTATTGGAGCTCATCTAACTTTTTATTTAGGGAGAACTTTTTTAAAAGAATGGGCTCGAAAAAAGGTCTCCAATTCTCCAAAAGTTCAAATAATGGAGAAAGCTGTTAAACGTGAGGGTCTCAAAGTCATTCTTCTCACAAGACTTTCTCCTCTTTTTCCATTTGGCTTACTTAATTTTACATATGGCTTGAGTGAGGTAAAAGTTCGTGATTTTACTCTTGGAATGATTGGTATATTACCTGGCACAATTTTGTATTGCAGCCTAGGTTCCTTAGCACTCAAAGTTTCAAATTTTGGTGAAGTACTCTCAGGAAGGTCTGAAACTAGTTCATTTATTTGGAGCTTGATTAGTATCTTATCGACTATTTTAGTTGTTATTTTAGTTTTACGTTC